TGATCCTCAGGTTCTGGATGATCCAGAGCGAGCCGGCGATCGCCAGGATCGGGGTCACCGGGTAGAACGGAACCGTGAATCCGCGATCGAGGTCGGGCTCGGTCTGCCGCAGGATGATCACCGCGATCGAGACCACGGTGAATGCAACCAGGGTGCCGATGCTGGTCATCTCGGCGAGGAAGTCGATCGGGATCACCCCGGCCAGGATCGAGACCACGATGGCGACCACGATCGTGTTCCGTACCGGGGTCATGGTCCGCTTGTTCACCTTGTGGAAGAACTCGGGGATCATCCCGTCCCGCGACATCGCGAACAGGATCCGGGTCTGGCCGAACAGGGTGACCAGAGTCACGCTGAAGATCGAGATCACCGCCCCGGCGGCGATGAAGGTACCCGGCCAGGTGGAACCGGTGATGTTTTCGAGAATTTGGGACAGACCCGCCTCCTGCCCCTCGAACTGCTGCCACGGCTGGGCCGCCAGGCCGACGATCGCGACCAGGATGTACATGCCGGTCACCACCAGCAGGGCGCTGATGATCGCCAGCGGCATGTTCCGTCTCGGGTTCTTGACCTCCTCGCCGGCGGTGGAAACCGCATCAAGCCCGACGAAGGTGAAGAAGATCACCCCGGTGGCGGCGGTGACCCCGCTGAAACCGTATGGCGCGAAATCCTGAAGGTTGTCGCTGTTCCACCCGGTGATCCCGATCGCGACGAAGACCAGCAGGACTCCGAGCTTGATCATCACCATCACCGCGTTGACCTTGGCCGACTCGCTGGCACCGCGAATCAAGAGCAGGGCGCACATGGCAACCAGCAGCACCGCCGGCAGGTTGATGATCCCGCCCTGCTCGGGGGCGTAGGCCAGCTCGGTCGGCAGCGAAAAACTGAACAGGTTGCCGAGCAGCTCGTTGATGTACTGCGACCAGCCGACCGCGACCGCCGCGGTCGACACGCCGTACTCGAGCAGCAGGCAGGCGGCCACGATCATCGCCACGAACTCGCCGAGCGAGGCGTAGGCGTAGGAGTAGGAGGATCCCGAAACGGGCACGGCGCTGGCCAGCTCGGCATAACAGAGCGCGGTGAGCCCGGCCACCACGCCGGCCAGCAGGAAGGCGAAGATGGTGGCCGGCCCGGCCATCGGCACCGCTTCGGAGAGAATGAAGAAGATCCCGGTCCCGATCGTCGCACCGATCCCGAAGGTGGCCAGCTGGAACAGCCCGATCGATCGTTTCAGCTCACTCTGGCCGGTGTCCGCACCGGTCTCCGCGCTGAACTCCTGAACGGGCTTTCGCCGGAACAACTGTTCACTGAGTGACGCCATCCACTCCTCCACCTCGGCGATCGCATCTCCGTCCGGTCGCCCTCGACTGAACCGAGACTAGCCCCCGGCGCGGAGGGGAGTCAACCCGGAAACTTCCCGGTCGGAGAGTTGGACAGCCGTCCCGGGCAGATCTATGCTCGGGGCGTGGAGAGCTTCAAGGCATTGGTCCGGCAGCCAAGCCCGCGGATGGCGGAGGGGCTGGTGACTCACATCGAACGGACCCCGATCGATCTGGATCTGGCGGTCCGCCAGTGGCACGGTTACGTGCAGGCGATGGCCGACGCCGGCTGGGTGATCACCGAGGCGGATCCGGCCCCCGACTGCCCGGACAGCGCCTTCATCGAGGACACCGTCGTCACCTACGGCGACCTGGCCGTGATCACCCGGCCGGGCGCCGACGAGCGTCGGCCGGAGACCGTCGGGGTCGAGCCGGCAGTCCGGGCTGCCGGCTACCGGGTCGCCCGGATCACTGCCCCCGGCACGCTCGATGGCGGCGATGTCCTGAAGTTCGGCGGGACCGTTTACGTAGGTGAGGGAGACCGGACCAACGCCGAAGGCATCCGGCAGCTGGAGGGACATC
This Solirubrobacterales bacterium DNA region includes the following protein-coding sequences:
- a CDS encoding amino acid permease, giving the protein MASLSEQLFRRKPVQEFSAETGADTGQSELKRSIGLFQLATFGIGATIGTGIFFILSEAVPMAGPATIFAFLLAGVVAGLTALCYAELASAVPVSGSSYSYAYASLGEFVAMIVAACLLLEYGVSTAAVAVGWSQYINELLGNLFSFSLPTELAYAPEQGGIINLPAVLLVAMCALLLIRGASESAKVNAVMVMIKLGVLLVFVAIGITGWNSDNLQDFAPYGFSGVTAATGVIFFTFVGLDAVSTAGEEVKNPRRNMPLAIISALLVVTGMYILVAIVGLAAQPWQQFEGQEAGLSQILENITGSTWPGTFIAAGAVISIFSVTLVTLFGQTRILFAMSRDGMIPEFFHKVNKRTMTPVRNTIVVAIVVSILAGVIPIDFLAEMTSIGTLVAFTVVSIAVIILRQTEPDLDRGFTVPFYPVTPILAIAGSLWIIQNLRITTILVFAVWTAIVLIWYFAYGIRHSHLGRHEHVGLDKEDAQS
- a CDS encoding arginine deiminase family protein, translated to MESFKALVRQPSPRMAEGLVTHIERTPIDLDLAVRQWHGYVQAMADAGWVITEADPAPDCPDSAFIEDTVVTYGDLAVITRPGADERRPETVGVEPAVRAAGYRVARITAPGTLDGGDVLKFGGTVYVGEGDRTNAEGIRQLEGHLGEFGASVVSVPLASVLHLKTAVTALPDGTVIGFPPLVDHPEAFDRFEPVPEEQGAHVVLLGGTRLLMATSAPRTTRLLEERGYDPITVDISEFEKLEGCVTCLSVRMRGV